A stretch of the Aegilops tauschii subsp. strangulata cultivar AL8/78 chromosome 4, Aet v6.0, whole genome shotgun sequence genome encodes the following:
- the LOC109748233 gene encoding uncharacterized protein isoform X1 gives MELLCKAPVLSCGARRVRGGGTGSPMGPLAGALGRWIYGAVKPPPPPPRICGTPGGPPVTAPRVRLSDGRHLAYAESGARKEDARYMVVFSHGFTGSRHDTIRPSPEVAEELGVYMVGFDRAGYGESDPNPNRSVKSAALDVEELADALGLGPKFYVIGISLGCHAVWGALKYIPERIAGAAMMAPVVNYWWPGFPADLAAEVYNKQEVGDQWALRVSHYAPGILHWWMDQSWLPTSTVVAGTTPLPNKRDAEIRAKLKADGTFQQKMELATQQGIHESYYRDMMVMFGKWEFDPMSLPKPPCPVHIWQGDEDGLVPVVLQRHIASRLSWVNYHELPATGHFLSPVPGLGDTVLQTLFGNAKQ, from the exons ATGGAGCTGCTGTGCAAGGCGCCCGTGCTGAGCTGCGGCGCCAGGAGGGTCCGGGGGGGCGGAACGGGGTCGCCCATGGGCCCGCTGGCGGGCGCGCTGGGGAGGTGGATCTACGGGGCCgtcaagccgccgccgccgccgccgcggatctGCGGGACGCCCGGCGGGCCGCCCGTCACGGCGCCCAGGGTCCGGCTCAGCGACGGCCGCCACCTCGCCTACGCCGAGTCCGGGGCGCGCAAGGAGGACGCGCGCTACATGGTCGTCTTCTCCCACGGCTTCACCGGCTCCCGCCACGACACCATCCGCCCCTCGCCG GAAGTGGCCGAAGAGCTAGGCGTGTACATGGTGGGTTTCGACCGTGCCGGATATGGCGAGAGCGACCCTAACCCTAACCGATCTGTGAAAAGCGCTGCGCTCGATGTCGAGGAGCTCGCTGACGCGCTTGGATTGGGCCCTAAATTCTACGTGATCGGCATATCCCTTGGCTGCCATGCTGTCTGGGGCGCCCTCAAGTACATTCCTGAAAG GATTGCTGGAGCTGCAATGATGGCTCCGGTGGTGAACTACTGGTGGCCGGGCTTCCCTGCGGATCTCGCTGCGGAGGTGTACAACAAGCAGGAGGTGGGCGACCAGTGGGCGCTGCGCGTGTCACATTACGCCCCTGGCATCCTCCACTGGTGGATGGACCAGAGCTGGCTGCCCACCTCCACCGTCGTGGCCGGCACCACGCCGCTCCCCAACAAGCGCGACGCCGAGATCCGCGCCAAGCTCAAGGCCGACGGCACGTTCCAGCAG AAGATGGAACTGGCGACACAGCAGGGCATCCACGAGTCGTACTACCGCGACATGATGGTGATGTTCGgcaagtgggagttcgacccgaTGAGCCTGCCGAAGCCGCCTTGCCCCGTCCACATCTGGCAGGGCGACGAGGACGGTCTGGTGCCCGTGGTGCTGCAGAGGCACATCGCCAGCCGGCTCAGCTGGGTGAACTACCATGAGCTCCCCGCGACCGGGCATTTCCTGTCGCCGGTCCCTGGGCTAGGTGACACCGTTCTTCAGACCCTTTTCGGCAATGCTAAGCAATGA
- the LOC109748233 gene encoding uncharacterized protein isoform X2, which translates to MWVTSMPQVWDEEARSRKGDDMMSPAPAAAMLGSLAGWLSRAADPPAPKLCGSPGGPPVTAPRVTLRDGRHLAYCESGVPKEQARFRVVFSHGFTGSREDSVRATQEVAEELGVYMVGFDRAGYGESDPNPNRSVKSAALDVEELADALGLGPKFYVIGISLGCHAVWGALKYIPERIAGAAMMAPVVNYWWPGFPADLAAEVYNKQEVGDQWALRVSHYAPGILHWWMDQSWLPTSTVVAGTTPLPNKRDAEIRAKLKADGTFQQKMELATQQGIHESYYRDMMVMFGKWEFDPMSLPKPPCPVHIWQGDEDGLVPVVLQRHIASRLSWVNYHELPATGHFLSPVPGLGDTVLQTLFGNAKQ; encoded by the exons ATGTGGGTGACGTCGATGCCGCAGGTGTGGGACGAGGAGGCGAGGAGCCGCAAGGGCGACGACATGatgtcgccggcgccggcggccgccATGCTGGGGTCGCTGGCCGGCTGGCTGTCCCGCGCCGCCGACCCGCCGGCGCCCAAGCTCTGCGGCTCGCCGGGCGGGCCCCCGGTGACCGCGCCCCGGGTGACGCTGCGCGACGGGAGGCACCTGGCCTACTGCGAGAGCGGCGTCCCCAAGGAGCAGGCTCGCTTCAGGGTCGTCTTCTCCCACGGCTTCACCGGCTCCCGCGAGGACAGCGTCCGCGCCACCCAG GAAGTGGCCGAAGAGCTAGGCGTGTACATGGTGGGTTTCGACCGTGCCGGATATGGCGAGAGCGACCCTAACCCTAACCGATCTGTGAAAAGCGCTGCGCTCGATGTCGAGGAGCTCGCTGACGCGCTTGGATTGGGCCCTAAATTCTACGTGATCGGCATATCCCTTGGCTGCCATGCTGTCTGGGGCGCCCTCAAGTACATTCCTGAAAG GATTGCTGGAGCTGCAATGATGGCTCCGGTGGTGAACTACTGGTGGCCGGGCTTCCCTGCGGATCTCGCTGCGGAGGTGTACAACAAGCAGGAGGTGGGCGACCAGTGGGCGCTGCGCGTGTCACATTACGCCCCTGGCATCCTCCACTGGTGGATGGACCAGAGCTGGCTGCCCACCTCCACCGTCGTGGCCGGCACCACGCCGCTCCCCAACAAGCGCGACGCCGAGATCCGCGCCAAGCTCAAGGCCGACGGCACGTTCCAGCAG AAGATGGAACTGGCGACACAGCAGGGCATCCACGAGTCGTACTACCGCGACATGATGGTGATGTTCGgcaagtgggagttcgacccgaTGAGCCTGCCGAAGCCGCCTTGCCCCGTCCACATCTGGCAGGGCGACGAGGACGGTCTGGTGCCCGTGGTGCTGCAGAGGCACATCGCCAGCCGGCTCAGCTGGGTGAACTACCATGAGCTCCCCGCGACCGGGCATTTCCTGTCGCCGGTCCCTGGGCTAGGTGACACCGTTCTTCAGACCCTTTTCGGCAATGCTAAGCAATGA